A single window of Archangium gephyra DNA harbors:
- a CDS encoding ATP-binding protein, producing MDGPGVGGAARRRSPSVAAPTGTVALVFTDVQGSTRLWERCSGGMRTALDVHDRVLRALLAEHGGYEVKTQGDSFMVAFASAVGAVRWCLEAQQALLRAPWPEELLAEPDAAEEKGPGGWVHRGLRVRMGVHLGEPECRLDEQKGEVDYIGRMVNVAARVASAGQGGQVLVSGVAWARVEGALEALGQPRVHPLGEYQLEGIEEAVPLVEVQPAALAERRFEALRVQRVLRGQVPAETGELIGRREELAALRRCFDTQARLVTLLGPGGMGKSRLATRFGNLELEARTWEGGVWMCELTDAATVGDICHAMGQALGVALTRSGEDSEPAERLGRALAGRGDVLVILDNVEHVIQLLPATLGRWRALAPRARFLVTSRESLLLPEERVIDLEPLQVPEEGETRPELLGRCDAMRLFVQRARAVRGSFELTEAEAPLVADIVRKLDGIPLAIELAAARTNLLGVSQIQERLSRRFELLRGARRDGSARQSTLWGAIDWSWNLLEPAERAALAQCSVFRGGFSLEAAEAVLVFPPGGPDVMEIIHSLRSKSLLRAYAPDGLPGELRLGLYESIRQYASSRLAERGEGATLAARHASCYLAMARRLSARMRGEGGELAFRRLSLERENLLAACDNALAVVPATEGSVERALGALLALEPDVTARGPVGITLSRLDRALELASTVDVEPQLRAEALAVRGRTHHGAGQLAAAWRDLEAARSAFAALEAMDRTKRVLVDLSIVARDEGDMGTAWELVQEAQELPSLGDRWLDAYAVGNLGILELGRHGAGAALPHLRTALELFRAVGDVAFEVGFLTNQAMAIGEGGGTSEAVALLEEAMEKASRVGDRSGHALARVNLGCFLLDAGRAAEAREHLEGAVRMGRQLGMRILEGVALGELGRALVALGALEAARVRLSESISLLDRVSRWHALRFTAHLASVQAALGELVAAREGFASLEVTPELRDDAVLRELSSLLRASLDLAEATRAAPGSEAGMKYLAEARRRVDRARGAPAEAASSDLREALRVLGRNVLDAQGDTAQA from the coding sequence ATGGACGGCCCGGGAGTCGGGGGGGCTGCGCGGCGGCGTTCTCCGTCCGTCGCGGCTCCCACCGGCACGGTGGCGCTCGTCTTCACGGACGTGCAGGGCTCCACGCGGCTGTGGGAGCGGTGCAGCGGGGGCATGCGCACGGCGCTGGACGTGCATGATCGGGTGCTGCGCGCGCTGCTGGCCGAGCACGGCGGCTATGAGGTGAAGACGCAGGGAGACTCCTTCATGGTGGCCTTCGCCTCGGCGGTGGGGGCGGTGCGCTGGTGCCTGGAGGCACAACAGGCGTTGCTGCGCGCGCCCTGGCCGGAGGAACTGCTGGCCGAGCCGGACGCGGCGGAGGAGAAGGGGCCGGGCGGCTGGGTGCACCGGGGCCTGCGGGTGCGCATGGGCGTGCACCTGGGGGAGCCGGAGTGCCGTCTGGACGAGCAGAAGGGCGAGGTGGACTACATCGGGCGGATGGTGAACGTGGCGGCGCGCGTGGCGTCGGCCGGGCAGGGAGGGCAGGTGCTGGTGAGTGGGGTGGCCTGGGCCCGGGTGGAAGGGGCGCTGGAGGCGCTGGGCCAGCCCCGGGTGCACCCGCTGGGCGAGTACCAGCTCGAGGGCATCGAGGAGGCCGTCCCGCTGGTGGAGGTCCAGCCCGCGGCGCTGGCGGAGCGGCGCTTCGAGGCGCTCCGGGTGCAGCGGGTGCTGCGGGGCCAGGTGCCGGCCGAGACGGGGGAGTTGATTGGCCGGCGCGAGGAGCTGGCGGCGCTGCGGCGGTGCTTCGACACGCAGGCGCGGCTCGTCACGCTGCTGGGCCCCGGAGGCATGGGGAAGAGCCGGCTGGCCACGCGCTTCGGCAACCTGGAGCTGGAGGCGCGCACGTGGGAGGGCGGGGTGTGGATGTGCGAGCTCACGGACGCGGCGACGGTGGGCGACATCTGCCACGCCATGGGCCAGGCGCTGGGCGTCGCGCTCACCCGCAGCGGAGAGGACAGCGAGCCGGCGGAGCGGCTGGGGCGGGCCCTGGCCGGACGCGGGGACGTGCTGGTCATCCTCGACAACGTGGAGCACGTCATCCAGCTGCTGCCGGCCACGCTGGGCCGCTGGCGCGCGCTGGCTCCCCGGGCCCGCTTCCTCGTCACCTCGCGCGAGTCGCTGCTGCTGCCCGAGGAGCGGGTCATCGACCTGGAGCCGCTGCAGGTGCCCGAGGAGGGCGAGACGCGCCCGGAGCTGCTGGGCCGCTGTGATGCGATGCGGCTGTTCGTCCAGCGGGCCCGCGCGGTGCGCGGCAGCTTCGAGCTGACGGAGGCGGAGGCCCCGCTGGTGGCGGACATCGTGCGCAAGCTGGATGGGATTCCCCTGGCCATCGAGCTCGCGGCGGCGCGCACCAACCTGCTGGGCGTGTCCCAGATTCAGGAGCGGCTGTCCCGCCGCTTCGAGCTGCTGCGGGGCGCGCGGCGCGACGGCTCGGCGCGGCAGAGCACGCTGTGGGGCGCCATCGACTGGTCCTGGAACCTGCTGGAGCCGGCGGAGCGGGCGGCGCTGGCGCAGTGCTCGGTGTTCCGCGGGGGCTTCTCCCTGGAGGCGGCCGAGGCGGTGCTCGTGTTCCCTCCGGGCGGGCCGGACGTGATGGAGATCATCCACTCGCTGCGCTCCAAGTCGCTCCTGCGCGCCTATGCGCCGGACGGGCTGCCCGGGGAGCTGCGGCTGGGGCTGTACGAGAGCATCCGCCAGTACGCGTCCTCGCGGCTGGCGGAGCGGGGCGAGGGGGCGACGCTGGCGGCGCGCCACGCGAGCTGCTACCTGGCGATGGCCCGGCGGCTGAGCGCGCGGATGCGGGGGGAGGGCGGGGAGCTGGCCTTCCGCCGGCTGTCGCTGGAGCGCGAGAACCTGCTGGCGGCCTGTGACAACGCGCTGGCGGTGGTGCCCGCCACCGAGGGCTCCGTGGAGCGGGCGCTGGGCGCGCTGTTGGCGTTGGAGCCGGACGTGACGGCCCGGGGTCCGGTGGGCATCACCCTGTCGCGGTTGGATCGGGCGCTGGAGCTGGCGTCCACCGTGGACGTGGAGCCGCAGCTGAGGGCCGAGGCGCTCGCGGTGCGGGGCCGGACGCACCATGGGGCGGGCCAGCTCGCCGCGGCCTGGAGGGACCTGGAGGCGGCACGTTCCGCCTTCGCCGCGCTGGAGGCGATGGACCGGACCAAGCGCGTGCTGGTGGACTTGAGCATCGTGGCGCGCGACGAAGGCGACATGGGCACGGCGTGGGAGCTGGTGCAGGAGGCGCAGGAGCTGCCCTCGCTGGGAGACCGGTGGCTGGACGCGTACGCGGTGGGCAACCTGGGGATTCTGGAGCTGGGACGGCATGGGGCCGGGGCGGCGCTGCCGCACCTGCGCACCGCGCTGGAGCTGTTTCGCGCCGTGGGTGACGTGGCCTTCGAGGTGGGCTTCCTCACCAACCAGGCCATGGCGATTGGCGAGGGCGGAGGCACGTCCGAGGCGGTGGCGCTGCTGGAGGAGGCCATGGAGAAGGCCTCGCGCGTGGGAGACAGGTCCGGGCACGCGCTGGCGCGGGTGAACCTGGGCTGCTTCCTGCTCGACGCGGGCCGGGCGGCCGAGGCCCGCGAGCACCTGGAGGGCGCCGTGCGCATGGGCCGGCAGCTCGGCATGCGCATCCTGGAGGGTGTCGCGCTGGGGGAGCTGGGCCGGGCCCTGGTGGCGCTCGGGGCGCTGGAGGCCGCGCGCGTCCGTCTGTCGGAGTCCATCTCCCTGCTGGACCGGGTGTCGCGCTGGCACGCGCTGCGCTTCACCGCGCACCTGGCCTCGGTGCAGGCGGCGCTCGGAGAGCTCGTGGCCGCGCGGGAGGGTTTCGCCTCGCTGGAGGTGACGCCCGAGCTGCGCGACGACGCCGTGCTGCGGGAGCTCTCCTCGTTGCTGCGGGCCTCGCTGGACCTGGCCGAGGCCACGCGGGCCGCTCCGGGCAGCGAGGCGGGGATGAAGTACCTCGCGGAGGCGCGGCGGCGCGTGGATCGGGCACGCGGCGCTCCGGCGGAGGCGGCCTCGTCGGACCTGCGCGAGGCCCTGCGGGTGCTCGGCCGGAACGTGCTGGACGCCCAGGGGGACACCGCCCAGGCCTGA
- a CDS encoding M1 family metallopeptidase, whose product MRWSTVALVALLSINCAHAPEAPPAAPTAPTPVAAAPEWPEPQPPQLRLPDSVRPVRYALDLTLLPAEPTYSGTVTVDLDVREAVRQVWLHAQELQVTQARVLVNGRTLEARAVTATEGRLGVLLPETLGTGPAQLVLSFTGRADRERSQGLYAVEEGGEPYLYTFFEPIDARRAFPCFDEPGFKVPWTLRFTVKQEHAALANHAIVSEEPLPGGLKRVTFAESRPMPSYLVAFVVGPFQLVDAGTVGRAHVPLRFIVPRGRGAETAYAASVTPRIITLLEDFFDQTYPYEKLDVAVVPHFWGTMEHPGIVALGQPLTLIRPGEETLQRRKSYVNIAIHELAHYWFGDVVTCRWWDDVWLNESLTTWLDHEITGQFDAAWQYALEGQANSAAFALQTDSLITSPAVRKPITTNDDIIGSFDNGTTYSKGASLLSMLQGWLGAERLRDALRTHVRKHAWSVTDSEGFLATLAESLGPDAARVFRGYVDQPGVPRVSASLQCKPGTAPRLTLSQERFLPAGSTGSTAQTWAIPVCLRAGKGKDAARTCTLLSTPTAQVELPVQGCPSWLLLNAGGTGYYRVSYSREQLSQLLSAPPGALSIQERLAFLADVKAAVDRGDVPLGEAMKLVPTTATDPHRLILQRGAQLLSGIKAERLPEAERSRYRTWLRETYGARARALGWTPKPGEGDDVKQLRMMLLGLVAIGGRDASLTEEGSRLGRAWLADRKAVHPEVGWTALRLAARGGDKALYDTVLTQARASKDRNERTRLLSALGVFRDPALVKESLALVAGDTFDVRETLSILYTVFSIPESRAQAWDFYRSRFDALSSRLRSDELNGLIELVGGLCDEQGRAEAEAFLRPRVEKIEGGPRSLARALESMQLCLEAERRDQPSVREFLRGLGKGVNTPAQR is encoded by the coding sequence ATGCGCTGGTCAACCGTCGCTCTCGTCGCTCTCCTCTCTATCAACTGTGCCCATGCGCCCGAGGCCCCACCGGCGGCCCCCACGGCTCCCACGCCCGTGGCCGCCGCTCCGGAATGGCCCGAGCCCCAGCCCCCCCAGCTGCGCCTGCCCGACTCCGTGCGGCCGGTGCGCTACGCGCTGGACCTGACGCTCCTCCCCGCCGAGCCCACCTACTCCGGCACCGTCACCGTCGACCTGGACGTGCGTGAAGCGGTGCGCCAGGTGTGGCTGCACGCGCAGGAGCTCCAGGTGACGCAGGCCCGTGTCCTCGTCAACGGCCGTACGCTGGAGGCCCGCGCCGTCACCGCCACCGAGGGCCGGCTCGGCGTGCTGCTCCCCGAGACGCTCGGCACCGGCCCGGCCCAGCTCGTCCTCTCCTTCACCGGCCGCGCGGACCGCGAGCGCAGCCAGGGCCTCTACGCCGTGGAAGAGGGCGGCGAGCCCTACCTCTATACCTTCTTCGAGCCCATCGACGCGCGGCGCGCCTTCCCGTGCTTCGACGAGCCGGGCTTCAAGGTGCCCTGGACCCTGCGCTTCACCGTGAAGCAGGAGCACGCGGCGCTCGCCAACCACGCCATCGTCTCCGAGGAGCCGCTGCCCGGGGGCCTCAAGCGCGTCACCTTCGCCGAGAGCCGCCCCATGCCGAGCTACCTCGTCGCCTTCGTGGTGGGCCCCTTCCAGCTCGTGGACGCCGGCACCGTCGGGCGCGCCCACGTCCCGCTGCGCTTCATCGTCCCCCGGGGCCGCGGCGCCGAGACGGCCTATGCCGCCAGCGTCACCCCGCGCATCATCACCCTGCTCGAGGACTTCTTCGACCAGACGTACCCGTACGAGAAGCTCGATGTGGCGGTGGTGCCCCACTTCTGGGGCACCATGGAGCACCCCGGCATCGTCGCGCTCGGCCAGCCCCTTACCCTCATCCGCCCCGGCGAGGAGACGCTCCAGCGCCGCAAGTCCTATGTGAACATCGCCATCCACGAGCTGGCCCACTACTGGTTCGGCGACGTCGTCACCTGCCGCTGGTGGGACGACGTCTGGCTCAACGAGTCCCTCACCACCTGGCTCGATCACGAAATCACCGGCCAGTTCGATGCCGCCTGGCAGTACGCGCTCGAGGGCCAGGCCAACTCGGCCGCCTTCGCGCTCCAGACGGACTCGCTCATCACCTCGCCCGCCGTCCGCAAGCCCATCACCACCAACGACGACATCATCGGCTCCTTCGACAACGGCACCACCTACTCCAAGGGCGCCTCCCTGCTCTCCATGCTCCAGGGCTGGCTCGGCGCGGAGCGGCTGCGCGACGCCCTGCGCACCCACGTGCGCAAGCACGCCTGGAGCGTGACGGACTCGGAGGGCTTCCTCGCCACGCTCGCGGAGTCGCTCGGGCCCGACGCGGCCCGCGTCTTCCGCGGCTACGTGGACCAGCCCGGCGTCCCCCGCGTCTCCGCCAGCCTGCAGTGCAAGCCGGGCACGGCACCCAGGCTGACGCTCTCCCAGGAGCGCTTCCTCCCCGCCGGCTCCACCGGCTCCACCGCGCAGACGTGGGCCATCCCCGTGTGCCTGCGTGCCGGCAAGGGCAAGGACGCCGCGCGCACCTGCACGCTCCTCTCCACCCCCACGGCGCAGGTGGAGCTGCCCGTCCAGGGCTGCCCCTCGTGGCTCCTCCTCAACGCCGGCGGCACCGGCTACTACCGCGTGAGCTACTCGCGCGAGCAGCTCTCCCAGCTGCTCTCCGCTCCCCCGGGGGCGCTGAGCATCCAGGAGCGCCTCGCCTTCCTGGCCGACGTGAAGGCCGCCGTGGACCGCGGTGACGTGCCGCTCGGCGAGGCCATGAAGCTCGTCCCCACCACCGCCACGGATCCCCACCGGCTCATCCTCCAGCGCGGTGCGCAGCTGCTCTCTGGCATCAAGGCCGAGCGGCTCCCCGAGGCCGAGCGCTCGCGCTACCGGACCTGGCTGAGGGAGACCTATGGCGCCCGCGCCCGCGCCCTGGGCTGGACGCCCAAGCCGGGCGAGGGCGATGACGTGAAGCAGCTGCGCATGATGCTGCTCGGGCTCGTGGCCATCGGCGGAAGGGATGCCTCCCTCACCGAGGAGGGGAGCCGGCTGGGCCGCGCGTGGCTGGCGGACCGCAAGGCCGTGCACCCCGAGGTGGGCTGGACCGCCCTGCGGCTCGCCGCGAGGGGTGGAGACAAGGCCCTCTACGACACGGTGCTCACCCAGGCCCGCGCGTCGAAGGACCGCAACGAGCGCACCCGGCTGCTCAGCGCGCTCGGCGTCTTCCGTGACCCGGCGCTCGTGAAGGAGTCGCTCGCCCTGGTCGCCGGAGACACGTTCGACGTGCGCGAGACGCTGAGCATCCTCTACACCGTCTTCTCCATCCCCGAGTCGCGCGCCCAGGCCTGGGACTTCTACCGGAGCCGATTCGACGCGCTCTCCAGCCGGCTGCGCTCGGATGAGCTGAACGGGCTCATCGAGCTGGTGGGAGGCCTCTGCGACGAGCAGGGACGCGCCGAGGCCGAGGCCTTCCTGCGTCCCCGCGTGGAGAAGATCGAGGGAGGGCCGCGCTCGCTCGCCCGCGCGCTCGAGTCCATGCAGCTATGCCTCGAGGCGGAGCGCCGGGATCAGCCGAGTGTGCGGGAGTTCCTCCGCGGCCTCGGCAAGGGCGTGAACACGCCGGCCCAGCGCTGA
- a CDS encoding ChaN family lipoprotein has protein sequence MNRSPPPESQTETWRSPLYRDHPLVGRIWDVRRGGFVEEPALLAELAQARFVLLGERHDNPDHHLLQARLVEALTASGRKPALAFEMLDVEQQPAVDEALAREPANPDAIAQAVAWEKSGWPDWSLYRPIFSVGTGRGLRIVGANLPRAQVKELVMRGLEALPPETRSRLGLETPLPEEVARAMRAEMHESHCGHLPESMLEPMVLAQRARDAQMAERLRSTASDAGALLITGAGHARTDRGVPAQLARLDPGLPVRSLAFLEADPEAREPRDYAPSDSPGGLPYDYVWFTPAAEREDPCAAFRQKSPGK, from the coding sequence ATGAATCGCTCCCCTCCCCCCGAATCCCAGACGGAGACGTGGCGGAGCCCGCTGTACCGGGACCATCCGCTGGTGGGGAGAATCTGGGACGTCCGGCGGGGCGGCTTCGTGGAAGAGCCCGCGCTGCTGGCGGAGCTCGCCCAGGCCCGCTTCGTGCTCCTCGGCGAGCGGCACGACAACCCCGACCACCACCTCCTCCAGGCCCGGCTCGTGGAGGCGCTCACCGCCTCCGGCCGCAAGCCCGCGCTCGCCTTCGAGATGCTCGACGTGGAGCAGCAGCCCGCCGTGGACGAGGCGCTCGCCCGCGAGCCCGCGAATCCGGATGCCATTGCCCAAGCCGTCGCGTGGGAGAAGAGCGGCTGGCCCGACTGGTCCCTCTACCGTCCCATCTTCTCCGTAGGCACCGGACGCGGCCTGCGCATCGTCGGCGCCAACCTTCCTCGCGCCCAGGTGAAGGAGCTCGTCATGCGCGGACTCGAGGCCCTGCCTCCGGAGACGCGCTCACGGCTCGGGCTCGAGACGCCGCTGCCCGAGGAGGTCGCCCGGGCCATGCGCGCGGAGATGCACGAGTCCCACTGTGGCCACCTGCCCGAGTCCATGCTCGAGCCCATGGTGCTCGCCCAGCGCGCCCGGGATGCGCAGATGGCCGAGCGTCTGCGCTCCACCGCCTCGGACGCGGGCGCCCTCCTCATCACCGGCGCCGGCCATGCGCGCACGGACCGCGGAGTCCCCGCGCAGCTCGCCCGGCTCGACCCGGGCCTTCCCGTGCGCAGCCTCGCCTTCCTCGAGGCCGACCCCGAGGCCCGCGAGCCACGCGACTACGCACCCTCCGACAGTCCCGGCGGGCTGCCCTACGACTATGTCTGGTTCACCCCGGCCGCCGAGCGGGAGGACCCCTGCGCCGCGTTCCGCCAGAAATCCCCCGGAAAATAG
- a CDS encoding pyridoxal-phosphate-dependent aminotransferase family protein, giving the protein MIPGPVEFDPEVMRALGTKTASHVAPEFISIFGRALKKVREVCLAPSAQPFVVAGSGTLAMELAVANLVEPGERALVVNTGYFSDRMALLLERYGAEVVQEKCAPGEVPEVAAVERVLASGRFKVMTVTHVDTSTGVLAPVEALVKAAGRHGVLSVVDGVCATAGETFHQEAWGADVYLTASQKAIGVPPGLALLTVSQKAMNAWRSRKTPVRSLYADFGEWLPIMEAYEAGRAAYFATPPVNLVYALEVSLGQILREGMEARFARHRRMAQAFRAGWRALGLKTLPVNEAVTANTLSALYYPEGVDVAMLGRAREQGVVLAGGLHPQLKTRYFRVGHMNVVGPGDVLATVGAVERALAAAGHKAQPGAGVAAAQTELLAAR; this is encoded by the coding sequence ATGATTCCTGGCCCGGTGGAGTTCGACCCGGAGGTGATGCGGGCGCTGGGCACGAAGACGGCCAGCCACGTGGCGCCGGAGTTCATCTCCATCTTCGGGCGAGCGCTGAAGAAGGTGCGCGAGGTGTGCCTGGCGCCGTCGGCACAGCCCTTCGTGGTGGCGGGCAGCGGCACGCTGGCGATGGAGTTGGCGGTGGCCAACCTGGTGGAGCCGGGCGAGCGGGCGCTGGTGGTGAACACGGGGTATTTCAGCGACCGGATGGCGCTGCTGCTGGAGCGCTACGGGGCGGAGGTGGTGCAGGAGAAGTGCGCGCCGGGCGAGGTGCCGGAGGTGGCGGCGGTGGAGCGGGTGCTGGCGAGCGGGCGCTTCAAGGTGATGACGGTGACGCACGTGGACACGAGCACGGGGGTGCTGGCGCCGGTGGAGGCGCTGGTGAAGGCGGCGGGGCGGCACGGGGTGCTGTCGGTGGTGGACGGGGTGTGCGCCACGGCGGGCGAGACGTTCCACCAGGAGGCGTGGGGCGCGGACGTGTACCTGACGGCGAGCCAGAAGGCGATTGGCGTGCCGCCGGGGCTGGCGCTGCTCACGGTGAGCCAGAAGGCGATGAACGCCTGGCGCTCGAGGAAGACGCCGGTGCGCTCGCTGTACGCGGACTTCGGCGAGTGGCTGCCCATCATGGAGGCCTACGAGGCGGGGCGTGCGGCCTACTTCGCCACGCCGCCGGTGAACCTGGTGTACGCGCTGGAGGTGAGCCTGGGGCAGATCCTCCGCGAGGGGATGGAGGCGCGCTTCGCCCGTCACCGCCGCATGGCGCAGGCGTTCCGCGCGGGCTGGCGGGCGCTGGGGTTGAAGACGCTGCCGGTGAACGAGGCCGTGACGGCGAACACGCTCAGCGCGCTGTACTACCCGGAGGGCGTGGACGTGGCGATGCTTGGACGGGCGCGCGAGCAGGGCGTGGTGCTGGCGGGCGGACTGCATCCGCAGCTGAAGACGCGCTACTTCCGGGTGGGGCACATGAACGTGGTGGGCCCGGGGGATGTGCTGGCCACGGTGGGCGCGGTGGAGCGGGCGCTCGCGGCGGCGGGCCACAAGGCGCAGCCGGGGGCGGGTGTGGCCGCCGCCCAGACGGAGCTGCTCGCGGCGCGGTGA
- a CDS encoding TIGR02269 family lipoprotein — translation MRVLPWKSWLALLGLVLSACATASAPGVSESAEDVDPVVSWEEAREDPSCVVPLCDGERCGFWRCQDVVEVEEHPVVLAFANGSLRPPPNPTRWWGRPLAVPGGREAVFEIPWHNWNIRGQYAPRVLKPQCVRSREPLEKHHIFPQEFATWFKRKEISIHAFTIRLPRSFHRWLHSGGSPGGQWNDAWRQFKDNNDGVDSAEIWRFAGELMSRFNVNGPLVPYYCE, via the coding sequence ATGAGAGTCCTGCCCTGGAAGAGCTGGCTGGCGCTGCTCGGGCTGGTGCTGAGCGCGTGCGCGACGGCCTCGGCGCCCGGAGTGAGCGAGTCCGCCGAGGACGTGGACCCCGTGGTCTCGTGGGAGGAGGCCCGGGAGGACCCGAGCTGTGTGGTCCCGCTGTGTGACGGGGAGCGCTGTGGGTTCTGGCGGTGCCAGGACGTGGTGGAGGTGGAGGAGCACCCGGTGGTGCTGGCCTTCGCCAACGGCAGCCTGCGCCCGCCGCCCAACCCGACCCGCTGGTGGGGACGGCCGCTGGCGGTACCTGGGGGCCGGGAAGCGGTCTTCGAGATTCCGTGGCACAACTGGAACATCCGCGGCCAGTACGCGCCCCGGGTGCTCAAGCCCCAGTGCGTCCGCTCGCGGGAACCGCTCGAGAAGCACCACATCTTCCCGCAGGAGTTTGCCACGTGGTTCAAGCGAAAAGAGATCAGCATTCATGCCTTCACCATCCGGCTGCCCAGGAGCTTTCATCGGTGGCTACACAGTGGTGGGTCCCCAGGTGGACAGTGGAATGATGCGTGGCGGCAATTCAAGGACAATAACGACGGAGTCGACTCGGCGGAGATCTGGCGATTCGCGGGCGAACTCATGTCTCGTTTTAATGTGAATGGTCCGCTCGTGCCGTACTACTGTGAATAG
- a CDS encoding double-CXXCG motif protein, which yields MRYFKMGHDKSSGYTGYVEGHHKWGLPGIRRCPACNSTWSSGSLFYPSVDLSSVTSLGDFEEPRAEPIEEYERLRELARPLLPPGAMVKPGAEFGPLIGKAQGSFGLLAAPSPWLLLAQREALAKLQTEGLRGLKGCPTQLRFRQRNAPELLELELLPLGRLHPDCLPPNCEPPCPRCGRHGLTRPDDMLLDTSSLPNHLDLFRLEDFPTTMVCTERFVEACRRLGLDGVSFQGLPMK from the coding sequence ATGCGTTACTTCAAGATGGGGCACGACAAGTCGTCGGGCTATACGGGATACGTTGAGGGTCATCATAAATGGGGCCTTCCAGGCATCCGCCGCTGTCCTGCCTGCAATAGCACTTGGAGTAGCGGCTCGCTGTTCTACCCATCGGTGGATCTGTCCTCAGTGACATCCTTGGGGGACTTCGAGGAGCCGCGAGCCGAGCCCATCGAGGAATATGAGAGGCTGCGTGAACTGGCTCGGCCGCTGTTACCTCCTGGGGCCATGGTCAAGCCAGGGGCGGAATTCGGTCCACTCATCGGTAAGGCCCAAGGCAGCTTTGGGTTGCTCGCAGCGCCTTCACCATGGTTGTTGCTGGCGCAACGCGAGGCTCTGGCGAAACTTCAGACCGAGGGGCTGAGGGGACTCAAGGGCTGCCCCACTCAACTCCGATTCCGCCAGCGCAACGCTCCCGAGTTGCTCGAGTTGGAACTCCTCCCGCTGGGCCGACTGCACCCGGACTGCCTGCCGCCCAACTGCGAACCGCCCTGTCCTCGTTGCGGCCGCCATGGGCTCACGCGTCCCGATGACATGCTGCTGGATACATCCTCGTTACCCAACCATCTGGACCTGTTCAGGCTGGAGGACTTCCCCACCACGATGGTCTGCACCGAGCGCTTCGTCGAGGCCTGTCGCCGTCTGGGCCTGGATGGCGTGAGCTTCCAAGGTCTACCGATGAAATGA
- a CDS encoding TIGR02269 family lipoprotein, with translation MRVLPWKSWLALLGLVLSACATASAPGVSESAEDVDPVVSWEEAREDPSCVVPLCDGERCGFWRCQDVVEVEEHPVVLAFANGSLRPPPNPTRWWGRPLAVPGGREAVFEIPWHNWNIRGQYAPRVLKPPCVRSWEPLEKHHIFPQEFAAWFKVKEISIHSFTIRLPRSFHQWLHSGGAQGGQWNAAWRQFQQNNNDAGPEEIWRFAGELMSRFRVMGPLVSYYCG, from the coding sequence ATGAGAGTCCTGCCCTGGAAGAGCTGGCTGGCGCTGCTCGGGCTGGTGCTGAGCGCGTGCGCGACGGCCTCGGCGCCCGGAGTGAGCGAGTCCGCCGAGGACGTGGACCCCGTGGTCTCGTGGGAGGAGGCCCGGGAGGACCCGAGCTGTGTGGTCCCGCTGTGTGACGGGGAGCGCTGTGGGTTCTGGCGGTGCCAGGACGTGGTGGAGGTGGAGGAGCACCCGGTGGTGCTGGCCTTCGCCAACGGCAGCCTGCGCCCGCCGCCCAACCCGACCCGCTGGTGGGGACGGCCGCTGGCGGTACCTGGGGGCCGGGAAGCGGTCTTCGAGATTCCGTGGCACAACTGGAACATCCGCGGCCAGTACGCGCCCCGGGTGCTCAAGCCCCCGTGCGTCCGCTCGTGGGAGCCGCTCGAGAAGCATCACATCTTCCCGCAGGAGTTTGCCGCGTGGTTCAAGGTCAAGGAGATCAGCATTCATTCCTTCACCATCCGGCTGCCCAGGAGCTTCCACCAGTGGCTGCACAGCGGTGGGGCCCAAGGGGGGCAGTGGAATGCGGCCTGGAGGCAATTCCAACAAAACAACAACGATGCTGGCCCGGAGGAGATCTGGCGATTCGCGGGCGAGCTCATGTCGCGATTCAGGGTGATGGGCCCGCTCGTGTCCTACTATTGTGGATGA
- a CDS encoding double-CXXCG motif protein: MDYFTLDEDKSLGYVAYIGCEHKWGLPGIRRCPGCQVTWGGGAKSYPSVDLSPITALADFEEPRAEPIEEYERLRELVMPLLPPGALVEPGTELGPLVGKAQGPFGAFVARFAWLLMARRESLEKLQAEGLRGLKGCRTELRFRQRNVPELLELELLPVGRLHPDCLPPNRKPPCPRCGRRGLTRPEHMVLDASTLPSHLDLFRLEDFSTTIVCTERFVQACRRLNLDGVSFHPLPMK, from the coding sequence ATGGACTACTTCACTCTCGATGAAGACAAGTCGCTGGGTTACGTGGCGTACATCGGTTGTGAACACAAGTGGGGGCTGCCTGGCATCCGGCGCTGTCCAGGTTGTCAGGTCACCTGGGGTGGCGGTGCCAAGTCCTACCCTTCGGTGGACCTCAGCCCGATAACTGCCCTGGCCGACTTTGAGGAGCCGCGAGCCGAGCCCATCGAGGAATACGAGAGGCTGCGTGAACTGGTGATGCCGCTGTTACCTCCAGGGGCCTTGGTGGAGCCGGGGACGGAGTTGGGTCCGCTCGTGGGCAAGGCTCAAGGCCCTTTCGGAGCCTTTGTGGCTCGTTTCGCGTGGCTGTTGATGGCTCGACGGGAGTCACTGGAAAAGCTCCAAGCCGAGGGGCTGCGAGGACTCAAGGGGTGCCGTACTGAGTTGCGCTTCCGCCAGCGAAATGTGCCTGAGTTGCTCGAGTTGGAACTTCTCCCCGTGGGTCGGCTGCACCCGGACTGCCTGCCTCCCAACCGCAAACCACCGTGCCCGCGCTGCGGACGCCGTGGGCTCACGCGTCCCGAGCACATGGTGCTGGATGCGTCCACACTTCCCAGCCATCTGGACCTGTTCAGGCTGGAGGACTTCTCCACCACCATTGTCTGCACCGAGCGCTTCGTCCAGGCTTGCCGCCGTCTCAACCTGGACGGAGTGAGCTTCCATCCCTTGCCGATGAAGTGA